From Microcystis aeruginosa NIES-2549, a single genomic window includes:
- a CDS encoding cobalt-precorrin-6A reductase, with translation MTKNKRVLILGGTGEAAALAAKIAAIPGIDAIASFAGRTREPITFTTPSRRGGFGGAAGLANYLRQESIDCLIDATHPFAAQISFNAAQAASDCGIPRLMLSRPAWEKVSGDNWIEVENNQAAANILSGLAPRIFLTIGRQELASYAHLKNIWFLMRMIDPPEADAIVPVGKLLLERGPFSLQSERSLLQEYKIGAIVSKNSGGDATYAKIIAARELGITVVMVQRPPVPEGEKVADVESVLAWLEKI, from the coding sequence ATGACTAAAAATAAAAGAGTGCTGATTTTAGGGGGAACGGGGGAAGCGGCGGCATTAGCGGCTAAAATTGCGGCAATTCCGGGTATAGATGCCATCGCTTCCTTTGCCGGTCGCACGAGAGAACCGATTACTTTCACAACTCCTTCTCGCCGGGGGGGGTTTGGTGGTGCCGCCGGGTTAGCCAATTATCTGCGCCAAGAAAGCATTGATTGTTTAATTGATGCCACCCATCCCTTTGCGGCGCAAATTTCCTTTAATGCCGCTCAAGCCGCCTCGGATTGTGGTATTCCTCGATTAATGTTAAGTCGTCCAGCTTGGGAAAAAGTATCTGGAGATAATTGGATTGAAGTAGAAAACAATCAAGCGGCAGCGAATATTTTATCGGGGTTAGCACCGCGGATATTTCTCACTATTGGTCGGCAAGAACTGGCAAGTTATGCACATCTAAAAAATATCTGGTTTTTGATGCGGATGATTGACCCTCCAGAAGCAGATGCCATCGTACCGGTTGGAAAATTATTGTTGGAACGGGGGCCTTTTTCCTTGCAGTCAGAGCGCTCTCTTTTACAAGAATATAAGATTGGGGCGATCGTGAGTAAAAATAGCGGCGGTGATGCCACTTACGCCAAAATTATCGCCGCCAGAGAGTTGGGAATAACCGTGGTCATGGTACAACGTCCACCCGTACCTGAAGGAGAAAAAGTGGCAGATGTTGAAAGTGTCCTGGCATGGTTAGAAAAAATATGA
- a CDS encoding TRC40/GET3/ArsA family transport-energizing ATPase produces the protein MRVILMTGKGGVGKTSVAAATGLRCAELGYKTLVLSTDPAHSLADSFDLELGHDPRLVRPHLWGAELDALMELEGNWGAVKRYITQVLQARGLDGVQAEELAILPGMDEIFGLVRMKRHYDEGTYDVLIIDSAPTGTALRLLSLPEVGGWYMRRFYKPLQGMSVALRPLVEPLFRPIAGFSLPDKEVMDAPYEFYEQIEALEKVLTDNTQTSVRLVTNPEKMVIKESLRAHAYLSLYNVSTDLIIANRIIPDKVTDPFFARWKENQQGYKQEIYDNFHPLPVKEVPLYSEEMCGLPALERLKETLFAGEDPTKVYYQENTIRVVQQENNYSLELYLPGIPKEQIQLNKTGDELNIRIGNHRRNLVLPQALAALKPSGAKMEDDYLKISFSNVVKV, from the coding sequence ATGCGTGTAATTCTCATGACCGGTAAAGGAGGCGTGGGTAAAACCTCCGTCGCCGCCGCTACAGGACTCCGCTGCGCCGAACTTGGCTATAAAACCCTAGTTCTCAGCACCGATCCCGCTCACTCTCTCGCTGACAGTTTCGATCTCGAATTAGGTCACGATCCTCGTTTGGTACGTCCCCATCTTTGGGGGGCAGAATTAGACGCACTAATGGAATTAGAAGGCAACTGGGGCGCGGTAAAACGTTATATCACCCAGGTATTGCAAGCTAGGGGTTTGGATGGAGTGCAAGCGGAAGAATTAGCGATTTTACCCGGGATGGATGAGATTTTCGGCTTAGTTCGCATGAAGCGCCACTACGATGAGGGTACTTATGATGTGTTGATTATCGATTCCGCACCCACGGGGACAGCTTTACGATTGCTGAGTTTGCCAGAAGTGGGCGGTTGGTACATGAGAAGATTTTACAAACCTTTACAGGGAATGTCGGTGGCATTGCGACCACTGGTGGAACCTTTATTTCGACCGATCGCCGGTTTTTCCCTGCCGGACAAGGAAGTTATGGATGCTCCCTACGAGTTTTATGAGCAGATCGAGGCTTTAGAAAAGGTTTTGACCGATAATACTCAAACCTCGGTACGTTTGGTGACAAACCCCGAAAAAATGGTGATTAAGGAGTCTTTACGCGCCCATGCCTATCTAAGTCTCTATAATGTTTCCACCGATTTGATTATTGCTAATCGGATTATTCCCGACAAAGTAACCGATCCTTTCTTTGCTCGTTGGAAAGAAAATCAACAGGGTTATAAACAGGAAATTTACGATAATTTTCATCCCTTACCGGTTAAGGAAGTTCCTCTCTACTCGGAAGAAATGTGTGGTTTACCCGCTTTGGAAAGACTGAAAGAAACTCTTTTTGCTGGGGAAGATCCGACTAAGGTTTATTACCAAGAAAACACCATTCGGGTAGTTCAACAGGAAAATAATTACAGTTTGGAGTTATATTTACCCGGCATACCGAAGGAACAAATACAGCTAAATAAAACTGGAGACGAGTTAAATATTCGCATCGGTAATCACCGTCGTAATTTAGTCTTACCCCAAGCTTTGGCAGCCCTGAAACCTTCCGGAGCAAAAATGGAAGATGATTACCTGAAAATCTCTTTTAGCAACGTGGTGAAAGTGTGA
- the panD gene encoding aspartate 1-decarboxylase: protein MGTIRLMHAKLHRVRVSEANVDYVGSITIDQELIERVGILPLEEVDVVNLSNGKRFSTYVFPGHTGEICPNGGAALLCQPGDILIIYAYEQRPRQEVLEKGHFAKVLVADAENRCQQFFEQSLIPRGDGQGVEFYSQEC, encoded by the coding sequence ATGGGAACAATTCGATTAATGCACGCCAAACTCCATCGAGTGCGCGTCAGCGAGGCTAACGTCGATTATGTCGGCAGTATCACTATCGATCAAGAATTGATCGAGCGGGTTGGTATTTTGCCCCTTGAAGAGGTAGATGTGGTCAATCTTAGCAATGGTAAGCGCTTTTCTACCTACGTTTTTCCCGGCCACACCGGGGAAATTTGCCCTAACGGTGGTGCAGCTCTGCTCTGTCAACCCGGAGATATTTTGATTATCTATGCCTACGAACAACGTCCGAGGCAAGAAGTTCTCGAAAAGGGTCATTTTGCCAAAGTTCTCGTCGCTGATGCCGAAAATCGCTGTCAGCAATTTTTTGAACAGAGCCTAATTCCCCGGGGTGATGGTCAGGGAGTGGAATTCTATAGCCAAGAATGCTGA